One segment of Yersinia kristensenii DNA contains the following:
- a CDS encoding calcium/sodium antiporter, translating to MFLAIALLIIGLVLLVYGADRLVYGAAVLSRSFGIPPLIIGMTIVGIGTSLPELIVSVTAALNNQTDMAVGNVLGSNITNLLLIVGGAALIRPLTVRSEIVRRELPLMLVVTVLCGFLLADNHLSRGDGVILLLAAAVFIILILKIARLAHSQGNDILTREQLAELPQDSSNTVALLWLVLAFIILPLSAKMIIDNATVIARVAGVSELVIGLTVIAIGTSLPELATFIAGALKGENDMAVGNIIGSNIFNIVIVLGVPALLSPGDINPEAFQRDYWVMLVVSVIFTVLCLGRKHRIGHMAGALLLCGFIAYLVAVLIP from the coding sequence ATGTTTCTTGCGATAGCACTATTAATCATTGGCTTAGTTTTATTGGTGTACGGCGCCGATCGATTAGTTTATGGCGCTGCCGTGTTATCCCGTTCTTTCGGTATCCCACCACTCATTATTGGGATGACCATTGTTGGCATTGGCACCTCACTGCCGGAGCTGATTGTATCAGTAACCGCGGCACTGAATAACCAAACAGATATGGCCGTCGGGAATGTGTTGGGCTCCAATATTACCAATCTATTGCTGATTGTCGGCGGTGCCGCCCTAATACGCCCGCTGACCGTGCGTTCAGAGATTGTACGGCGCGAATTACCCTTGATGTTGGTCGTGACGGTATTATGTGGTTTCCTGCTGGCTGACAATCATCTTAGCCGGGGGGATGGTGTTATTTTGCTATTGGCGGCGGCGGTTTTTATTATTCTGATACTGAAAATCGCACGCCTGGCCCATTCGCAAGGAAATGATATTCTCACTCGCGAGCAATTGGCTGAGCTGCCGCAAGACAGCAGTAATACTGTCGCATTATTATGGCTAGTGCTGGCATTCATTATTTTGCCACTCTCAGCCAAAATGATAATAGACAATGCTACGGTCATCGCCAGAGTCGCGGGTGTCAGTGAATTAGTTATCGGGCTGACTGTCATTGCCATTGGTACTAGCTTACCTGAGCTGGCCACCTTTATTGCCGGTGCGCTAAAAGGTGAAAATGATATGGCGGTCGGCAATATCATCGGTTCAAATATTTTTAATATTGTCATTGTGTTAGGCGTCCCCGCACTGCTGTCTCCGGGTGATATCAACCCCGAGGCTTTTCAACGAGATTATTGGGTCATGCTTGTTGTCAGTGTGATATTTACTGTGCTTTGTCTGGGGCGTAAACATCGAATCGGCCATATGGCGGGCGCTCTGTTATTATGCGGGTTTATCGCGTACCTAGTAGCGGTGCTTATACCCTAA
- the mlaF gene encoding phospholipid ABC transporter ATP-binding protein MlaF, with amino-acid sequence MNQLASNLIEIRGMSFTRGERPIFADINMTVPRGKVTAIMGPSGIGKTTLLRLIGGQLAPDTGEIWFDGDNIPALSRQRLYDVRKKMSMLFQSGALFTDLTVFENVAFPLREHSRLPEELLHSTVMMKLEAVGLRGAANLMPAELSGGMARRAALARAIALDPELIMFDEPFVGQDPITMGVLVKLIDELNHALGVTCVVVSHDVPEVLSIADYAYIVADQHVIAEGTPEQLQANDDQRVRQFLDGIADGPVPFRFPAGDYKTELLG; translated from the coding sequence ATGAACCAACTGGCGTCGAATTTGATAGAGATCCGCGGGATGAGTTTTACCCGTGGTGAGCGCCCGATATTCGCCGATATCAATATGACGGTTCCGCGCGGCAAAGTTACAGCGATTATGGGGCCTTCGGGGATCGGTAAAACCACTCTGTTGCGCCTAATTGGTGGGCAACTGGCACCGGATACCGGTGAAATCTGGTTTGATGGTGATAATATTCCGGCGCTTTCTCGCCAGCGTTTGTATGATGTGCGCAAGAAAATGAGCATGTTATTTCAATCGGGTGCGTTATTCACCGATTTAACCGTATTTGAGAATGTGGCTTTCCCATTACGTGAACATAGTCGCTTACCGGAAGAGTTGCTGCACAGCACGGTGATGATGAAGTTAGAGGCCGTAGGGTTGCGTGGTGCGGCTAACTTAATGCCCGCTGAGCTTTCTGGCGGTATGGCGCGTCGTGCCGCATTGGCGCGGGCTATTGCCCTTGATCCCGAATTGATTATGTTTGATGAGCCTTTTGTTGGTCAGGACCCTATCACCATGGGCGTACTGGTAAAACTGATTGATGAGCTGAATCATGCACTGGGGGTCACCTGCGTGGTGGTTTCCCACGATGTACCGGAAGTGCTAAGTATTGCTGATTATGCTTATATTGTTGCCGATCAGCATGTGATTGCTGAAGGAACACCAGAGCAGCTACAAGCCAATGATGATCAGCGGGTGCGTCAGTTCCTCGATGGTATTGCCGATGGGCCGGTGCCTTTCCGTTTCCCGGCGGGTGATTATAAAACTGAGCTGTTGGGCTAA
- the mlaE gene encoding lipid asymmetry maintenance ABC transporter permease subunit MlaE, which produces MLVQALASLGRRGINVCVSFGRAGLMLFNALVGRPEPRKQWPLLVKQLYSVGVQSLLIIVVSGLFIGMVLGLQGFLILTTYSAEASLGMMVSLSLLRELGPVVTALLFAGRAGSALTAEIGLMKATEQISSLEMMAIDPLRRVVAPRFWAGLISMPLLTAIFVAVGIWGGSVVGVDWKGIDSGFFWSAMQSAVEWRTDLLNCLIKSLVFAITVTWIALFNGYDAVPTSEGISRATTRTVVHSSLAVLGLDFVLTALMFGN; this is translated from the coding sequence ATGTTAGTACAGGCATTGGCGTCTTTAGGCCGCCGGGGCATTAATGTCTGCGTATCCTTTGGTCGCGCAGGTTTAATGCTGTTTAATGCACTGGTTGGCCGGCCTGAGCCGCGAAAACAGTGGCCGTTATTGGTCAAGCAGCTGTATAGCGTTGGGGTGCAATCTTTACTGATTATTGTGGTTTCCGGTCTGTTTATCGGTATGGTTTTGGGCTTGCAGGGCTTTTTGATCCTCACCACATACAGTGCAGAAGCCAGCCTCGGGATGATGGTTTCTTTATCATTACTGCGGGAATTGGGGCCAGTAGTGACGGCGCTGCTGTTTGCTGGCCGGGCCGGTTCTGCCCTGACGGCAGAAATTGGCCTAATGAAAGCCACTGAACAGATTTCCAGCTTGGAAATGATGGCGATTGATCCCCTAAGGCGAGTGGTTGCTCCTCGGTTCTGGGCCGGGCTTATCAGTATGCCACTATTGACGGCTATTTTTGTCGCGGTGGGTATCTGGGGCGGCTCAGTGGTCGGTGTCGACTGGAAAGGAATCGACAGCGGTTTCTTCTGGTCTGCGATGCAAAGTGCCGTCGAGTGGCGCACAGATTTACTGAATTGCCTGATTAAGAGCCTGGTATTTGCCATTACCGTGACTTGGATTGCGCTGTTCAATGGGTATGATGCGGTCCCAACATCTGAGGGGATCAGCCGGGCAACGACCCGTACTGTGGTGCATTCATCACTGGCGGTATTGGGATTAGATTTTGTGCTGACAGCACTGATGTTTGGGAACTGA
- the mlaD gene encoding outer membrane lipid asymmetry maintenance protein MlaD, with protein sequence MQTKKSEIWVGAFILIAILAVVFLCLKVADIKSVGNQPTYRIYANFDNIGGLKNNSPVKIGGVVVGRVADITLDTKNYSPRVAIDIQQRYNHIPDTSSLAVRTSGLLGEQFLALNVGFEDPDMGTSILKDGGVIQDTKSALVLEDLIGQFLYKSGGDGNSDAPASEPAPANSSSPATQHP encoded by the coding sequence ATGCAAACGAAGAAAAGTGAAATCTGGGTAGGGGCATTTATACTGATTGCTATTCTGGCCGTCGTATTCCTCTGCTTGAAAGTGGCAGATATCAAATCAGTGGGTAATCAGCCGACGTATCGGATTTATGCTAATTTTGACAATATTGGTGGCTTGAAAAACAATTCGCCAGTCAAAATTGGCGGGGTTGTGGTGGGCCGAGTCGCTGATATTACGCTGGATACTAAAAATTACAGCCCGCGTGTGGCGATAGATATCCAGCAGCGCTATAACCATATCCCGGACACCAGCTCACTGGCGGTACGCACTTCCGGTTTATTGGGCGAGCAGTTCTTGGCGCTCAATGTCGGTTTTGAAGACCCGGATATGGGCACCAGTATTTTGAAAGATGGTGGCGTCATTCAAGACACGAAATCTGCATTGGTTCTGGAAGACCTTATCGGTCAGTTCTTGTACAAGAGCGGCGGTGATGGTAATTCTGATGCGCCAGCCAGCGAACCGGCACCAGCCAATAGCAGCTCACCTGCTACTCAACATCCTTAA
- the mlaC gene encoding phospholipid-binding protein MlaC yields MFKRLLMVALLVVAPLANAVDQTNPYRLMDEAAQRTFTRLKTEQANIKQNPEYLRTIVREELLPFVQIKYAGALVLGSYYKAATPAQREAYFNAFSQYLEQAYGQALALYHGQTYDVAPDQPLGDANIVAIRVTILDPNGRPPVRLDFQWRKNSQTGNWQAYDMIAEGVSMISTKQNEWASILRQKGVDGLTQQLLIAAKQPITLDK; encoded by the coding sequence ATGTTTAAACGTTTACTTATGGTCGCGTTGTTGGTGGTAGCCCCATTGGCTAATGCTGTCGATCAAACCAACCCATACCGTCTGATGGATGAAGCCGCGCAAAGAACCTTTACGCGCCTGAAAACCGAACAAGCTAACATTAAACAAAATCCTGAATATTTGCGCACTATTGTACGCGAAGAGTTATTGCCATTTGTTCAGATTAAATATGCTGGCGCATTGGTGCTGGGCAGCTATTACAAAGCCGCCACCCCGGCACAGCGCGAAGCCTACTTCAATGCATTCAGTCAATATTTGGAACAAGCATATGGCCAGGCCTTGGCGCTATATCACGGCCAAACTTACGATGTTGCACCAGACCAGCCATTGGGTGATGCCAATATCGTCGCCATTCGTGTGACCATCCTTGACCCTAATGGCCGCCCTCCGGTACGTTTAGATTTCCAGTGGCGTAAAAACAGCCAAACCGGTAACTGGCAGGCGTATGACATGATAGCCGAAGGGGTTAGCATGATCAGCACCAAGCAAAATGAGTGGGCCTCTATCCTGCGTCAGAAAGGGGTTGATGGTTTGACTCAGCAGTTGCTTATTGCAGCGAAACAGCCGATAACTTTAGATAAGTAG
- the mlaB gene encoding lipid asymmetry maintenance protein MlaB, giving the protein MADELNWQSQQETLILQGELDRETLLPLWQQRDALLADKTRIDVSQLQRVDSSGLALLVHFRELRSKQGVSLAITGVSDRLSTLIELYNLQDVIPVETASI; this is encoded by the coding sequence ATGGCGGATGAACTGAATTGGCAGTCGCAGCAGGAAACGCTGATACTGCAAGGTGAATTGGATCGCGAAACGCTGCTACCTTTATGGCAACAGCGCGATGCATTGTTGGCCGATAAAACGCGTATTGATGTTAGCCAATTACAGCGTGTTGATTCCTCCGGTCTGGCGCTGCTGGTCCATTTTCGTGAACTGCGCAGTAAACAGGGTGTCTCATTAGCGATTACCGGTGTCAGCGACCGGTTGTCTACCTTGATTGAACTGTACAATTTGCAGGATGTCATCCCGGTAGAAACGGCCAGTATCTAG
- the ibaG gene encoding BolA family iron metabolism protein IbaG, whose product MDTNEIKDVLMQALALQEAHVTGDGSHFQVIAVGELFVDMSRVKKQQAVYAPLMEYIADNRIHALSIKAYTPQEWQRDRKLNGF is encoded by the coding sequence ATGGATACTAACGAAATTAAAGACGTGCTGATGCAAGCATTGGCATTACAAGAAGCGCATGTTACCGGTGATGGCAGCCACTTTCAGGTGATTGCTGTGGGTGAGTTGTTTGTTGATATGAGTCGTGTGAAAAAGCAGCAGGCGGTGTATGCGCCGCTGATGGAATATATTGCTGATAACCGTATTCATGCCTTATCCATTAAGGCCTATACGCCACAAGAGTGGCAGCGGGATCGCAAACTAAACGGTTTTTGA
- the murA gene encoding UDP-N-acetylglucosamine 1-carboxyvinyltransferase, with translation MDKFRVQGRTRLSGEVTISGAKNAALPIMFAALLAEDPVELQNVPKLKDIDTTIKLLSQLGTKIERDASGSVFVDASGVDEFCAPYDLVKTMRASIWALGPLVARFGKGQVSLPGGCAIGARPVDLHITGLEQLGAEIKLEEGYVKASVNGRLKGAHIVMDKVSVGATVTIMSAATLAEGTTVIENAAREPEIVDTANFLNTLGAKITGAGTDRITIEGVARLGGGVYRVLPDRIETGTFLVAAAISGGKVVCRQTRPDTLDAVLAKLREAGADIEIGEDWISLDMQGKRPKAVTFRTAPHPGFPTDMQAQFSLLNLVAEGTGVITETIFENRFMHVPELIRMGAHAEIESNTVICYGVEQLSGAQVMATDLRASASLVLAGCIADGVTIVDRIYHIDRGYEGIEDKLRALGANIERIKGE, from the coding sequence ATGGATAAGTTTCGTGTGCAGGGGCGGACTCGCCTAAGCGGTGAAGTCACCATTTCCGGAGCGAAAAACGCGGCATTACCGATAATGTTTGCTGCGTTATTGGCAGAAGACCCGGTAGAGTTGCAAAATGTCCCAAAGCTAAAAGACATTGATACCACCATTAAATTGCTGAGCCAATTAGGCACCAAAATCGAACGTGATGCTTCCGGCTCCGTTTTTGTTGATGCCAGCGGTGTGGACGAGTTCTGCGCGCCTTACGATTTGGTTAAAACCATGCGCGCCTCCATTTGGGCTTTGGGGCCATTGGTTGCTCGCTTTGGTAAAGGGCAGGTTTCTTTACCGGGCGGTTGTGCTATCGGCGCGCGTCCGGTCGATTTACATATCACCGGTTTAGAGCAACTGGGTGCCGAAATCAAGCTGGAAGAAGGTTACGTTAAAGCTTCCGTCAATGGCCGCCTGAAAGGCGCGCATATCGTGATGGATAAAGTCAGCGTTGGCGCAACCGTAACCATTATGAGTGCTGCAACCTTGGCTGAAGGCACCACAGTCATTGAAAACGCCGCTCGCGAGCCAGAAATTGTCGATACAGCGAATTTCCTGAATACGCTGGGCGCTAAAATCACTGGCGCAGGGACTGACCGCATCACCATTGAGGGTGTAGCGCGCTTGGGTGGCGGTGTTTACCGAGTGCTGCCTGACCGTATTGAAACCGGGACTTTCCTGGTTGCAGCGGCTATCTCTGGCGGTAAAGTGGTGTGTCGTCAGACTCGTCCAGATACGCTGGATGCGGTACTGGCTAAACTGCGTGAGGCGGGTGCTGATATTGAAATCGGCGAGGACTGGATAAGCCTGGATATGCAGGGTAAGCGCCCTAAAGCCGTGACTTTTCGTACCGCGCCACACCCTGGTTTCCCAACAGATATGCAGGCTCAGTTCAGCTTATTGAACTTGGTTGCAGAAGGAACCGGTGTTATCACCGAAACAATTTTTGAAAATCGTTTTATGCATGTGCCAGAACTGATCCGCATGGGCGCACATGCAGAAATCGAGAGCAATACTGTGATTTGCTATGGTGTTGAGCAACTGTCGGGTGCTCAGGTTATGGCAACCGATTTGCGTGCTTCTGCCAGCTTGGTATTAGCGGGCTGTATCGCTGATGGGGTAACCATTGTTGACCGTATTTATCATATCGATCGTGGTTACGAAGGTATTGAAGATAAATTACGTGCGTTAGGTGCGAATATTGAGCGTATAAAAGGCGAGTAA